From the Brassica napus cultivar Da-Ae chromosome A8, Da-Ae, whole genome shotgun sequence genome, one window contains:
- the LOC106361165 gene encoding uncharacterized protein LOC106361165: MEEWIPLLDIFLKSPSPETEAALWLDEASISFSSSSSSSSSSSPINRSSFVSLLKKQSYINDQNSSPSANKVMFIETLPNMVQSRILSFLLYDHRRFCGKDLVWLAREMLGGGKEVDFWVQRAAQNLLDIMPERKFDWISRLDLGSDDDGSIVEEFDSVPDWLTEKKGGCAGAILPWLPVSCADVDSETLVVDSCNEEDVMTQGRDNMEVDHREAVDEDDHEINVALQPDVHEMAVNLRAKVMSCESTSEVLALCDEIRKLCLMKGRDCLRVLALVEPWNAEDETAAVLLSNLLSGNEEEESGWPSQILCSTVLPKFLALEKSASRVLMSATIEFCKIHQRAAEYGLVFPLMLRKEGINTFICEVISRVLKECWHLGHISSFCQKLLCGRTKERKIMFLPCHRDLISDDMTWNESLFILFQNILTHDVPLTQGSVDCLVSKVQEMAERYCKSLKFGNFLLHFISKCAPMLHAHKYPLIESVKCTNSLVTKSILSKLNAL, encoded by the exons ATGGAGGAGTGGATTCCGCTTCTCGACATTTTCCTCAAGAGTCCGTCACCGGAAACTGAAGCGGCGCTCTGGTTAGACGAAGCTTCCATctctttctcctcctcctcgtcttcgtcttcttcttcatctccgaTAAACAGGAGCTCGTTTGTTTCACTGCTGAAGAAACAAAGCTACATAAACGATCAGAACTCATCTCCGTCTGCAAACAA GGTTATGTTCATTGAGACGTTACCCAACATGGTTCAGTCTCGGATTCTGTCGTTTCTTCTTTACGATCACCGGAGGTTTTGCGGTAAGGATCTGGTTTGGCTTGCGAGGGAAATGCTTGGTGGTGGTAAAGAGGTTGATTTTTGGGTTCAGAGAGCTGCACAGAACCTGCTCGATATAATGCCTGAACGAAAATTCGATTGGATATCTCGTCTCGATTTGGGTTCAGATGATGATGGTAGTATTGTGGAGGAGTTTGACTCTGTACCTGATTGGCTCACCGAGAAGAAAGGTGGCTGTGCTGGTGCTATTCTTCCGTGGCTTCCAGTATCATGCGCTGATGTAGATTCGGAAACGCTGGTTGTTGATTCTTGTAATGAAGAGGATGTGATGACTCAAGGTAGGGATAATATGGAAGTTGATCATCGAGAAGCTGTGGATGAGGATGATCATGAGATAAATGTTGCGTTACAGCCTGATGTTCACGAAATGGCTGTGAATCTTAGAGCTAAGGTTATGAGCTGTGAGTCTACTTCTGAGGTTTTAGCCTTGTGTGATGAAATTCGGAAGCTTTGTTTGATGAAAGGTAGGGACTGTTTAAGAGTTTTGGCTTTGGTTGAGCCTTGGAATGCAGAGGACGAGACTGCTGCGGTGTTGCTTTCGAATCTGCTTAGTGGAAATGAGGAAGAAGAGTCTGGTTGGCCAAGCCAGATTCTATGTTCAACCGTGCTTCCCAAGTTTCTGGCTCTCGAGAAATCCGCCTCACGTGTGTTGATGTCTGCAACAATTGAGTTCTGCAAGATCCACCAAAGAGCAGCTGAGTATGGTTTGGTGTTCCCTTTGATGCTAAGGAAAGAAGGGATCAACACCTTCATCTGTGAGGTGATTTCAAGGGTTTTGAAAGAATGCTGGCACTTGGGTCATATCTCTTCCTTTTGCCAGAAGTTGCTTTGTGGAAGAACAAAAGAGAGGAAGATTATGTTCCTTCCCTGCCACAGAGATCTTATATCTGATGACATGACGTGGAATGAATCACTGTTTATCCTTTTTCAAAACATCTTGACACACGATGTCCCTTTAACCCAAGGCTCCGTTGATTGTCTTGTTTCTAAGGTTCAGGAGATGGCAGAAAGGTATTGCAAGTCGCTAAAATTCGGAAACTTTTTGCTGCATTTTATCTCCAAATGTGCTCCGATGCTACATGCTCACAAGTATCCGCTGATCGAATCTGTTAAGTGCACTAACAGTCTGGTTACAAAGTCTATCCTGTCGAAACTCAACGCCCTGTAG
- the LOC106359813 gene encoding spermidine coumaroyl-CoA acyltransferase-like, which produces MANQAKPRPLLLEKKPVEFVKPLKHTPCGNLSLSTLDNEPINEPMYAYIYVYESNEKNQNDPVSLLRKALSDLLLYYYPVSGKLVRRKSDGKFQLACIGEGVPFAVATADHDLCSLNYVENFADEVAMQLVHELDVNFQSDNGCHPLSLQVTKFSCGGFTIGIAVTHVLCDGYGVATIFNALTELASGKSELSVVPVWQRERLVGKLDGEPAKVPGADYEGLMATSPYMPSGDMVTETVNIMSENISRLKDTVVLKEHFTTFEILCAYIWKATSRALKLNLDGITILIITVGIRNVLDPPLPEGYYGNAYIDVYVEIPARELEESSISDIAKLVKRAKKSSLNKTHIVEELRNSERLMKEYAKFEGVADGVFLLTDLRNTGLFESMDFGWNKPVNIWPLTPQKYERNFGIIMRPPKLDPSMEGEAKVVMTLPRNAMVNLKKEMAKKVDPWLKLMKPRL; this is translated from the exons ATGGCAAATCAAGCCAAACCGAGACCTCTATTACTCGAAAAGAAACCAGTTGAGTTTGTTAAACCCTTAAAACACACACCTTGTGGAAATCTTTCCCTTTCTACTTTAGACAATGAACCTATCAACGAACCTATGTATGCATATATTTACGTTTATGAATCAAACGAGAAAAACCAAAATGATCCGGTCTCTCTTCTTAGGAAGGCTTTGTCCGACCTTCTGCTGTACTATTATCCAGTTTCAGGCAAGCTAGTGAGACGAAAAAGTGATGGAAAGTTTCAGCTGGCTTGTATTGGGGAAGGAGTGCCTTTCGCAGTTGCTACAGCAGATCATGATCTCTGCTCTCTAAACTATGTAGAAAACTTTGCCGATGAAGTTGCAATGCAACTTGTGCATGAGCTCGATGTTAATTTTCAAAGTGACAATGGCTGTCATCCTCTCTCTTTGCag GTGACCAAATTTTCTTGTGGTGGATTCACCATTGGCATAGCAGTGACACACGTGTTGTGTGATGGCTATGGTGTGGCTACGATCTTCAATGCTCTAACCGAGTTAGCCAGCGGAAAGAGCGAGCTATCGGTAGTGCCGGTGTGGCAAAGAGAGCGACTGGTCGGGAAATTAGACGGTGAGCCGGCTAAAGTACCCGGCGCTGATTATGAAGGTCTTATGGCCACATCACCATATATGCCAAGCGGTGATATG GTCACAGAGACGGTAAACATTATGTCTGAAAATATAAGTAGGCTTAAAGACACTGTGGTACTTAAGGAGCATTTCACTACTTTCGAAATTCTTTGTGCTTACATATGGAAAGCAACATCTCGGGCCTTGAAGCTAAACTTAGACGGCATCACTATCCTTATCATAACCGTCGGAATCCGAAATGTTCTAGATCCACCACTCCCCGAGGGTTACTATGGTAACGCTTACATAGACGTTTATGTTGAGATACCTGCAAGGGAGCTAGAGGAATCATCGATCTCTGACATTGCAAAGCTCGTGAAGAGAGCCAAGAAATCATCTCTTAACAAGACGCATATCGTGGAGGAGCTACGGAACTCAGAGAGATTGATGAAAGAATATGCCAAATTCGAAGGAGTAGCTGATGGTGTATTTCTATTGACAGACTTGAGAAACACCGGATTGTTCGAGTCCATGGACTTTGGTTGGAACAAGCCTGTGAATATATGGCCGCTGACACCTCAGAAGTACGAACGTAACTTCGGCATTATCATGAGACCTCCGAAGTTGGATCCATCAATGGAAGGTGAGGCTAAAGTTGTCATGACATTGCCAAGAAATGCAAtggttaacttgaagaaagaaatggctAAAAAGGTCGATCCTTGGTTAAAGCTCATGAAACCAAGGCTTTAG
- the LOC106372093 gene encoding uncharacterized protein LOC106372093 codes for MNRVLLIAVVALALLASSALLPVGAKKPLSSAPRKEDVPYIKCQVCEKLASRLHQLVKEKQVGISPKKISEYEIIEIAENVCNLKKEEADWMLKIDIVEKGDKLQLVEQEEEGMCNSECKTIEAACQKVIGYSDTDVAEYIYKSKPDLASLVNHLCKDLTDACTKNPPPVPKDRVPGEPFVAKPSKDAEMDKIMRSMQGIPGAPGMKVYSREDLEKYKANPEKFGTEDEDGDDDDEDEEEDDKFPKNLGKDLKETKKEEWKKTVTKLLKKKGEALRGHAQKVSNRVRRWWKGVSSKKSKSGKSEL; via the exons ATGAATCGAGTTCTTCTGATAGCTGTAGTAGCATTAGCTCTGCTAGCTTCGTCGGCGTTATTACCGGTGGGAGCAAAGAAGCCCTTGTCGTCGGCTCCGAGAAAGGAGGACGTTCCGTATATCAAGTGCCAGGTGTGCGAGAAGCTAGCGTCGCGGTTGCATCAGCTAGTGAAGGAGAAGCAAGTTGGGATCTCTCCCAAGAAG ATCTCGGAGTATGAGATCATTGAGATTGCTGAGAATGTGTGCAACCTGAAGAAAGAGGAAGCTGATTGGATGCTTAAGATTGATATTGTGGAGAAAGGGGATAAGCTTCAG CTGgttgaacaagaagaagaagggatgTGCAATTCTGAGTGCAAAACCATCGAGGCTGCTTGTCAAAAG GTCATTGGTTACTCGGACACTGACGTTGCGGAGTATATATACAAGTCTAAGCCTGATCTTGCTTCACTTGTTAACCATCTATGCAAAGACCTGACCGATGCTTGTACCAAGAACCCTCCTCCTGTTCCCAAG GATCGAGTTCCTGGAGAACCATTTGTGGCAAAACCATCGAAAGATGCTGAAATGGACAAGATCATGAGATCTATGCAG GGGATACCAGGAGCACCTGGCATGAAGGTATACTCTAGGGAAGAtttagagaagtacaaagctaaCCCGGAAAAGTTCGGTactgaagatgaagatggtgatgacgatgatgaagatgaggaagagGATGACAAGTTCCCCAAGAACTTG GGGAAAGATCTGAAAGAGACAAAAAAGGAAGAGTGGAAGAAGACAGTCACTAAGTTACTCAAGAAGAAAGGTGAGGCTCTGAGGGGACATGCACAGAAAGTGTCGAACCGGGTCCGGAGATGGTGGAAAGGAGTTAgttcaaaaaaatctaaatccgGAAAGTCTGAGCTGTAG
- the LOC106361167 gene encoding probable acyl-[acyl-carrier-protein]--UDP-N-acetylglucosamine O-acyltransferase, mitochondrial encodes MISLLKARERLLNLTPLLSSSIRRRLSSNPSYSYEDTRGSDVFIHPSAVVHPNAVIGKGVSVGPYCTVGSSVKLGNGCKLYPSSHIFGNTELGESCVLMTGAVVGDELPGSTVIGGNNIIGHHAVVGVKCQDLKYKYGDECFLCIGSNNEIREFCSIHRSSKASDKTVIGDNNLIMGSCHIAHDCKIGDRNIFANNTLLAGHVIVEDYTHTAGATVVHQFCHIGSFSFIGGGSVVSQDVPKYMMVTGERAELRGLNLEGLRRNGFTMSEMKSLRAAYRKIFMSTETSSLEERLTKMEHNQELYSVPAVGSMLHSIRDSFAEGRRGICKFRQWLDS; translated from the exons ATGATTTCTCTCCTCAAAGCTCGCGAGAGGCTTCTAAATCTAACTCCTCTCCTCAGCTCCTCTATACGCCGTCGTCTCTCCTCTAACCCCTCCT ATTCTTATGAAGACACGAGAGGTTCTGACGTCTTTATACACCCAAGTGCTGTCGTCCACCCAAATGCAGTGATTGGAaag GGAGTTTCAGTTGGTCCGTACTGTACAGTTGGCTCTTCAGTGAAGCTAGGCAATGGCTGCAAACTCTATCCTTCAAGTCATATCTTTGGAAACACAGAGTTGGGGGAATCTTGTGTCCTCATGAC TGGTGCTGTTGTTGGCGATGAGCTTCCTGGTTCTACAGTCATAGGAGGCAATAACATAATCGGTCACCACGCTGTGGTTGGTGTTAAATGTCAAGACTTGAAGTACAAG TATGGGGATGAATGCTTTCTTTGCATCGGTAGCAACAATGAAATTAGGGAGTTCTGTTCTATTCACAGGTCATCAAAGGCTAGTGATAAAACG GTGATTGGTGACAATAATCTAATTATGGGCTCTTGTCATATCGCCCATGATTGCAAGATTGGTGACCGCAACATATTTGCTAACAATACGCTTCTTGCTGGCCATGTGATTGTAGAA GACTATACACACACAGCAGGAGCTACGGTCGTCCACCAGTTCTGTCACATTGGTTCATTCTCTTTCATTGGTGGTGGTTCTGTG GTTTCACAAGATGTTCCAAAGTACATGATGGTGACTGGAGAAAGAGCTGAACTTCGCGGTTTGAATCTGGAGGGACTTAGACGTAATGGATTTACGATGTCAGAG ATGAAGAGCCTGAGAGCAGCCTATCGTAAGATATTCATGTCGACCGAGACATCGAGTCTCGAAGAGCGTCTCACCAAGATG GAACATAACCAAGAGCTGTACAGTGTTCCTGCGGTTGGTTCCATGTTGCACTCAATCCGAGATTCTTTCGCAGAAGGTCGTCGTGGGATATGCAAGTTCAGACAGTGGCTTGATTCTTGA
- the LOC106361166 gene encoding venom phosphodiesterase 2-like isoform X2, protein MISYATVSAKKPISSCFIFAFLFFSSQNAVVSLNQVSNSQPVARPLKKLDKHVVLLISSDGFRFGYQFKTNLPNIHCLITNGTEAETGLIPVFPTVTYPNHYSIVTGLYPAYHGIINNNFVDPKTGDVFTMASHEPEWWLGEPLWETAVNQGLKAATYIWPGSEVRKGSWDCPKGFCQHYNSSVPDGDDDDRVDTILRYFDLPSSDIPSVITIHFNDPDPQGHQVGPDDSLITEAVVNVDRLIGRFIDGLEKRGVFEDVSMIMVGDHGMVGTCDKKLIVLDDLAPWIKIPSGWVQNYTPLLAIKPPSGHDAKDVVDKMNQGLRSGKVENGKYLKVYLKEDLPKRLHYSDSYRIAPIIGLVDEGYKVEQKKSKGKECGGAHGYDNAFFSMRSIFIGHGPLFSRGRKVASFENVEIYNLICSILGLKAAPNNGSDEFASKVLLPRK, encoded by the coding sequence ATGATCTCCTACGCCACAGTATCAGCTAAAAAGCCCATCTCAAGCTGCTTCATCTTcgccttcctcttcttctcttcccaaAACGCCGTCGTTTCTCTAAACCAAGTCTCAAACTCACAACCCGTGGCTCGCCCACTCAAGAAACTCGACAAGCACGTGGTTCTACTAATCTCCTCAGACGGGTTTCGTTTCGGGTACCAGTTCAAGACCAACCTACCAAACATCCACTGTTTAATAACCAACGGGACAGAAGCCGAAACGGGTTTAATCCCCGTTTTTCCGACAGTAACTTACCCTAACCACTACTCCATCGTCACGGGCCTATACCCTGCGTACCACggcatcatcaacaacaacttCGTGGATCCGAAAACAGGAGACGTTTTCACTATGGCTAGTCACGAGCCGGAGTGGTGGTTAGGCGAGCCGCTTTGGGAAACGGCAGTGAACCAAGGGCTCAAGGCGGCTACTTACATCTGGCCTGGATCTGAGGTACGCAAGGGCTCTTGGGATTGTCCTAAAGGTTTCTGTCAACACTACAATAGCTCTGTTcctgatggtgatgatgatgatagggTTGATACCATATTGAGATATTTCGATTTGCCTAGTAGTGACATCCCTAGTGTCATAACGATTCATTTTAACGATCCTGATCCTCAAGGTCACCAGGTTGGTCCTGATGATTCTTTGATCACTGAAGCTGTTGTTAACGTCGACCGGTTGATAGGAAGGTTTATCGACGGGTTGGAGAAGAGAGGGGTCTTTGAGGATGTGAGTATGATCATGGTTGGTGATCATGGAATGGTTGGAACTTGTGATAAGAAACTCATCGTTCTTGATGACTTGGCTCCTTGGATCAAGATCCCTAGCGGATGGGTTCAGAACTACACTCCGTTGCTAGCGATTAAACCGCCTTCAGGTCACGATGCTAAGGATGTGGTGGATAAGATGAACCAAGGCCTGAGGTCAGGTAAAGTGGAGAACGGGAAGTACTTGAAAGTTTATCTCAAAGAGGACTTACCAAAAAGGCTTCATTACTCAGACAGTTATCGTATCGCACCAATCATAGGACTGGTCGATGAAGGGTACAAGGTTGAGCAGAAGAAGAGTAAAGGCAAGGAATGTGGTGGAGCTCACGGGTATGACAATGCGTTCTTTTCGATGAGAAGTATATTCATTGGGCACGGTCCTTTGTTCTCAAGAGGAAGGAAAGTGGCTTCTTTTGAGAATGTTGAGATATATAATCTGATCTGTTCGATTCTTGGACTTAAGGCTGCTCCTAATAATGGGTCTGATGAGTTTGCTTCAAAGGTTCTCTTGCCACGCAAGTAA
- the LOC106361164 gene encoding venom phosphodiesterase 2-like, producing the protein MAKTKHVMYLKLSLTLLILVHVLATTNGLDSPSSKTGRPWPFKKLNKPVVLMISCDGFRFGYQFKTDTPNIDLLISEGTEAKSGLIPVFPTMTFPNHYSIATGLYPAYHGIIMNSFTDPVTGDKFNKGLDPKWWLGEPLWVTAANQGRKAVTYFWPGSEVPKDSWTCPKELCPHYNSSVTFEERVDNVLSYFDLPQSDIPDFLMLYFDQPDKEGHEYGPDDPRVTAAVGRVDKMIGRVIQGLKKREIFDEVNVILLGDHGMVTNCDMKTIYIDDLAEWVKIPADWINAYSPVLAMNPKWGKDVKNPSEKNAELVAKMNEGLSSGKVENGEFLQVYLKEKLPKRLHYSESSRIPPIVGMVGEGLIVRQNRTGIHECYGDHGYDNKYFSMRSIFIGHGPRFRQGKKVPSFENVQIYNVVAEILGLIPASNNGSSLFTRSILSSSAETGEVE; encoded by the coding sequence ATGGCAAAAACCAAACATGTTATGTATCTCAAACTATCTCTCACCCTTCTCATTTTAGTTCATGTTCTTGCCACGACCAACGGTTTGGATTCTCCTTCGTCCAAAACCGGGCGTCCCTGGCCCTTCAAGAAACTCAACAAACCGGTGGTTTTAATGATTTCTTGCGACGGTTTCCGTTTCGGTTACCAATTCAAAACCGATACACCAAACATCGACCTACTCATATCCGAAGGAACCGAAGCCAAATCCGGTTTAATCCCGGTTTTCCCCACCATGACATTCCCAAACCACTACTCCATCGCAACCGGACTCTACCCGGCTTACCACGGTATAATCATGAACTCCTTTACCGATCCAGTAACCGGAGATAAGTTCAACAAAGGCCTAGACCCAAAATGGTGGTTAGGTGAACCGTTGTGGGTAACAGCAGCAAACCAAGGTCGCAAGGCTGTCACTTACTTCTGGCCTGGCTCTGAAGTCCCCAAAGATTCTTGGACTTGTCCTAAAGAGTTGTGTCCTCATTACAACTCTTCGGTTACTTTTGAAGAACGGGTCGATAATGTCTTGAGCTACTTCGATCTTCCACAGAGCGATATACCGGACTTCTTGATGCTGTATTTCGACCAACCGGACAAGGAAGGCCATGAGTATGGTCCTGATGATCCTCGTGTTACCGCTGCGGTCGGGCGGGTCGATAAAATGATCGGTAGGGTCATTCAAGGGCTCAAGAAGAGGGAGATCTTCGATGAGGTTAATGTGATATTGCTTGGCGATCACGGAATGGTGACAAACTGTGACATGAAAACAATTTACATTGATGATTTAGCAGAGTGGGTCAAGATACCAGCGGATTGGATCAATGCGTATAGCCCCGTGCTGGCGATGAACCCTAAGTGGGGTAAAGATGTCAAGAATCCAAGCGAGAAGAACGCAGAACTCGTGGCTAAGATGAACGAGGGCTTAAGCTCAGGGAAAGTAGAGAACGGTGAGTTTTTGCAGGTTTACTTGAAGGAGAAGTTACCTAAAAGGTTGCATTATTCAGAGAGTTCTCGGATTCCGCCGATTGTAGGAATGGTCGGAGAAGGTCTAATTGTTAGACAGAACAGAACAGGTATTCATGAATGTTACGGAGATCATGGATACGACAACAAGTACTTCTCCATGAGATCTATCTTTATTGGACATGGTCCTAGGTTTAGGCAAGGAAAGAAAGTGCCTTCGTTTGAGAATGTTCAGATCTACAATGTTGTTGCCGAGATTCTTGGACTCATACCAGCTTCCAACAATGGTTCTTCTTTGTTCACTAGGAGCATTCTCTCGTCCTCTGCAGAAACAGGAGAAGTGGAGTGA
- the LOC125576945 gene encoding glutathione S-transferase T3-like: MESSSSFVNLLTSQGSVDLDSLETPAFSTQSPQEASVKERRKWTVKDDLVLIGAWLNTSKDSIVSNEQKGAAFWKRIVEYYNSSPLLVGMVPRELGQCKQRWARINDLVCKFAGCYDTTLREQRSGQNDNDVMKAALDIFNSDHNMKFNLEHAWRELRHDVKWCSTYMEKDKDKRKATPVPEPEERPVGVKAAKAAGKRHKTGKDEELSKLEGLMELKKQISKQSLLESLLTKPEPLNEMELALKTKLLSEFLS; the protein is encoded by the coding sequence ATGGAAAGCTCCTCTAGTTTTGTTAACCTGTTAACGAGTCAAGGGTCAGTTGACCTTGACTCATTAGAAACTCCGGCGTTTAGTACCCAATCTCCGCAAGAGGCAAGTGTGAAAGAAAGGAGAAAGTGGACTGTCAAGGACGATTTAGTCCTCATTGGGGCTTGGCTCAACACCAGCAAAGATTCAATTGTCAGTAACGAACAGAAAGGCGCTGCCTTCTGGAAGAGGATTGTAGAGTATTACAACTCCAGTCCTCTCCTCGTTGGGATGGTGCCTAGAGAACTAGGGCAATGCAAGCAAAGATGGGCCAGGATCAATGATCTGGTCTGTAAGTTTGCTGGCTGCTACGACACGACCTTGAGGGAACAGAGAAGCGGGCAAAACGACAATGACGTGATGAAGGCTGCGTTGGATATCTTCAACAGTGACCACAACATGAAGTTCAACTTAGAACATGCGTGGAGGGAGCTTAGGCACGATGTGAAATGGTGTTCTACGTATATGGAGAAGGACAAGGATAAGCGCAAGGCAACTCCAGTGCCAGAGCCAGAAGAAAGACCGGTGGGGGTTAAGGCTGCTAAGGCTGCGGGTAAGAGGCACAAAACTGGAAAAGATGAAGAGTTAAGCAAGCTAGAAGGACTTATGGAGCTGAAAAAGCAAATCTCAAAGCAAAGTTTGCTAGAGAGTTTGCTAACCAAACCAGAGCCACTCAATGAGATGGAATTGGCTCTGAAAACGAAACTGTTGTCTGAATTCTTGTCATGA
- the LOC106361166 gene encoding ectonucleotide pyrophosphatase/phosphodiesterase family member 3-like isoform X1, which produces MISYATVSAKKPISSCFIFAFLFFSSQNAVVSLNQVSNSQPVARPLKKLDKHVVLLISSDGFRFGYQFKTNLPNIHCLITNGTEAETGLIPVFPTVTYPNHYSIVTGLYPAYHGIINNNFVDPKTGDVFTMASHEPEWWLGEPLWETAVNQGLKAATYIWPGSEVGPDDSLITEAVVNVDRLIGRFIDGLEKRGVFEDVSMIMVGDHGMVGTCDKKLIVLDDLAPWIKIPSGWVQNYTPLLAIKPPSGHDAKDVVDKMNQGLRSGKVENGKYLKVYLKEDLPKRLHYSDSYRIAPIIGLVDEGYKVEQKKSKGKECGGAHGYDNAFFSMRSIFIGHGPLFSRGRKVASFENVEIYNLICSILGLKAAPNNGSDEFASKVLLPRK; this is translated from the exons ATGATCTCCTACGCCACAGTATCAGCTAAAAAGCCCATCTCAAGCTGCTTCATCTTcgccttcctcttcttctcttcccaaAACGCCGTCGTTTCTCTAAACCAAGTCTCAAACTCACAACCCGTGGCTCGCCCACTCAAGAAACTCGACAAGCACGTGGTTCTACTAATCTCCTCAGACGGGTTTCGTTTCGGGTACCAGTTCAAGACCAACCTACCAAACATCCACTGTTTAATAACCAACGGGACAGAAGCCGAAACGGGTTTAATCCCCGTTTTTCCGACAGTAACTTACCCTAACCACTACTCCATCGTCACGGGCCTATACCCTGCGTACCACggcatcatcaacaacaacttCGTGGATCCGAAAACAGGAGACGTTTTCACTATGGCTAGTCACGAGCCGGAGTGGTGGTTAGGCGAGCCGCTTTGGGAAACGGCAGTGAACCAAGGGCTCAAGGCGGCTACTTACATCTGGCCTGGATCTGAG GTTGGTCCTGATGATTCTTTGATCACTGAAGCTGTTGTTAACGTCGACCGGTTGATAGGAAGGTTTATCGACGGGTTGGAGAAGAGAGGGGTCTTTGAGGATGTGAGTATGATCATGGTTGGTGATCATGGAATGGTTGGAACTTGTGATAAGAAACTCATCGTTCTTGATGACTTGGCTCCTTGGATCAAGATCCCTAGCGGATGGGTTCAGAACTACACTCCGTTGCTAGCGATTAAACCGCCTTCAGGTCACGATGCTAAGGATGTGGTGGATAAGATGAACCAAGGCCTGAGGTCAGGTAAAGTGGAGAACGGGAAGTACTTGAAAGTTTATCTCAAAGAGGACTTACCAAAAAGGCTTCATTACTCAGACAGTTATCGTATCGCACCAATCATAGGACTGGTCGATGAAGGGTACAAGGTTGAGCAGAAGAAGAGTAAAGGCAAGGAATGTGGTGGAGCTCACGGGTATGACAATGCGTTCTTTTCGATGAGAAGTATATTCATTGGGCACGGTCCTTTGTTCTCAAGAGGAAGGAAAGTGGCTTCTTTTGAGAATGTTGAGATATATAATCTGATCTGTTCGATTCTTGGACTTAAGGCTGCTCCTAATAATGGGTCTGATGAGTTTGCTTCAAAGGTTCTCTTGCCACGCAAGTAA
- the LOC125577041 gene encoding uncharacterized protein LOC125577041: MEEELRDMKAHKAYISMVDFVAEAQQGIPKLCPCGSITKETVDEEDTYDYLPGKRYFICKDFENDGLHFRQPWVTGVTEEVERLKLRVHEHEKLLRECEALKAQVAMLVKRVTELELLH, from the exons ATGGAGGAAGAACTTCGAGATATGAAAGCACACAAAGCGTACATCAGCATGGTTGATTTCGTTGCAGAAGCGCAACAGGGCATTCCCAAACTGTGCCCCTGTGGCTCAATCACGAAGGAAACCGTTGATGAAGAGGACACTTACGACTACCTCCCTGGGAAAAGATACTTCATCTGCAAAGACTTCGAG AATGACGGACTTCATTTCAGGCAACCATGGGTTACGGGTGTGACAGAAGAGGTTGAGAGGCTGAAACTACGGGTTCACGAGCATGAGAAGCTTCTCAGAGAGTGTGAGGCACTTAAG GCACAGGTTGCAATGCTGGTAAAGCGGGTGACAGAACTTGAGTTACTGCACTGA